A segment of the Desulfovibrio desulfuricans genome:
TTTGTGTTTATGATCGTATCGCTTGGAACCGTAGCAGTAGATGAATCGTGATTCACTGTCACTTCAAAATATTTACTCGGAAGCTGATATCCTTTTACCGTTTTTGTCTCTACAAGATAATACTTCTTTGCTCCGGTAGCTGCGTCATCACCTTGAACTTTATTTTCTTCATTCGCCTTATTTGTATAATATGCAAGACCTCTAAACTCTGCAACACCC
Coding sequences within it:
- a CDS encoding SpaA isopeptide-forming pilin-related protein, which produces GVAEFRGLAYYTNKANEENKVQGDDAATGAKKYYLVETKTVKGYQLPSKYFEVTVNHDSSTATVPSDTIINT